The following coding sequences are from one Candidatus Zymogenus saltonus window:
- the ligA gene encoding NAD-dependent DNA ligase LigA: MDIDGARKRIEKLKEEITFHNRQYYQLDSPTITDAEYDRLMAELISLEESYPELVAEDSPTRRVGAPPLDKFETVLHTEQMLSLSNVNSPEEFREFNDRVKRLLKTDGDIEYVGEPKLDGLAVELIYRDGVFALGSTRGDGVSGENVTVNLRTIKSIPLSLLGSERNPVPSLLEVRGEVFIGVEDFRALNSSREENGQPPFANPRNAAAGSLRQLDSSITAGRPLDFFCYGVGAVDGASFNTQSDMLEAFKSWGLKVNDRYSLLTGADDAIRYHVEMEAMRDSLPYEIDGVVIKVNDFSLQRRLGSTSSAPRWAAAYKFAPRTAETKVLDIVVNVGRTGVLTPTALLEPVRLSGVTVSRASLHNQDEIERKDIRVGDRVVVERAGEVIPYVVRSMKESRDGSEVQFKMPKACPVCGGHVVKLEGEVAYRCINASCPAKLKEGLFHFASKGTMDIDGLGIKLIGQLVDRGLVRNFSDLFRITREEWSGLERMADKSADNILESIESSKEVRLDRFIHALGIRHVGAHLASVLAYEFGELASLMRADKDGLTAIEGIGEEVAQSVVEFFAEKKNLDLIESLKNAGVVVKGSEKPKDGPLSGKRFVITGTLDSMSRSEAEERITALGGKSSSSVSKNTDYLVLGENPGSKLDKARELGVEVISEEDLIKILEV, translated from the coding sequence ATGGACATCGACGGGGCAAGAAAAAGGATAGAGAAGCTCAAGGAGGAGATCACCTTCCACAACAGACAGTATTATCAGTTGGACAGCCCCACAATAACCGATGCGGAATACGATCGACTGATGGCGGAGCTGATCTCCCTTGAGGAAAGTTATCCCGAGCTCGTTGCCGAAGACTCCCCCACCCGGCGTGTCGGGGCACCCCCGTTGGACAAGTTCGAGACGGTTCTGCACACCGAGCAGATGCTCTCCCTCTCCAACGTCAACTCGCCCGAGGAGTTCCGGGAATTTAACGACAGGGTGAAGCGGTTGTTGAAGACGGACGGGGATATTGAATATGTGGGCGAGCCGAAGCTCGACGGCCTCGCCGTGGAGTTGATATACAGGGACGGCGTATTCGCCCTCGGCTCAACAAGGGGAGACGGCGTATCCGGCGAAAACGTGACCGTCAACCTACGGACTATAAAGTCGATTCCGTTGAGCCTTTTGGGAAGCGAGCGAAATCCCGTTCCCAGCCTCCTTGAGGTCAGGGGCGAGGTTTTTATCGGGGTCGAGGACTTCAGGGCGTTGAACTCATCGAGGGAGGAGAACGGCCAGCCCCCCTTCGCCAACCCGAGAAACGCCGCGGCGGGATCGTTGAGGCAGCTCGACAGCTCGATAACGGCGGGCCGCCCCCTCGATTTTTTCTGCTACGGCGTGGGCGCCGTCGATGGGGCCTCATTCAACACCCAGAGCGACATGCTTGAAGCGTTTAAAAGCTGGGGACTAAAGGTAAACGACCGGTACAGCCTTCTCACAGGCGCCGACGATGCTATAAGATACCACGTAGAGATGGAAGCCATGAGGGACTCCCTCCCCTACGAGATAGACGGCGTCGTCATAAAGGTCAACGATTTTTCTCTTCAGAGACGACTGGGGAGCACATCGAGCGCTCCCCGATGGGCCGCCGCCTACAAATTCGCCCCAAGAACTGCCGAGACGAAGGTGTTGGATATAGTAGTCAACGTGGGTAGGACAGGTGTCTTGACTCCGACGGCCTTGCTGGAGCCCGTAAGGCTGAGCGGGGTTACGGTGAGCCGCGCCTCGCTCCACAACCAGGACGAGATCGAGAGGAAGGACATCAGGGTCGGCGATCGGGTGGTCGTCGAGCGGGCAGGCGAGGTTATACCCTATGTCGTTAGATCGATGAAGGAGTCCCGCGACGGCTCCGAGGTTCAATTTAAAATGCCGAAGGCTTGCCCAGTCTGTGGCGGGCACGTCGTAAAGCTCGAAGGCGAGGTGGCCTACCGCTGCATCAACGCCTCTTGCCCCGCCAAGCTCAAGGAGGGGCTCTTTCACTTCGCATCGAAGGGCACCATGGACATAGACGGCCTGGGGATCAAGCTTATCGGGCAGCTCGTGGACAGGGGGCTGGTTAGGAACTTCTCAGACCTTTTCAGGATAACAAGGGAAGAGTGGTCGGGCCTCGAGAGGATGGCGGACAAGTCCGCCGATAACATTCTCGAATCGATCGAGAGCTCAAAGGAGGTCAGGCTCGACCGCTTCATACACGCCCTCGGCATAAGGCATGTGGGGGCACATCTCGCCTCGGTTTTAGCCTACGAGTTCGGCGAACTTGCCTCGTTGATGAGAGCAGACAAGGACGGCCTCACGGCGATTGAAGGGATCGGGGAGGAGGTCGCCCAGAGCGTCGTCGAGTTTTTTGCGGAGAAGAAAAACCTCGATCTTATCGAGAGCCTAAAAAACGCCGGCGTCGTTGTCAAGGGAAGTGAGAAACCCAAAGACGGACCCCTTTCCGGGAAACGGTTCGTCATCACCGGGACACTGGACTCCATGTCGAGAAGCGAGGCGGAGGAAAGGATAACCGCCCTGGGAGGCAAATCCTCCTCCTCGGTGAGCAAGAACACCGACTACCTCGTCTTGGGGGAGAATCCCGGCTCGAAGTTAGACAAGGCGAGAGAGCTTGGTGTTGAGGTGATCTCAGAAGAAGATCTTATAAAAATTCTTGAGGTGTGA
- a CDS encoding acylphosphatase, with product MVRARLIIKGRVQGVFYRYSTEKEAKRIGGLTGWVRNLPSGDVEVLVEGDDVKVNRLIEWCRKGPPSSLVTDVITDWGDYKGEFSDFSITY from the coding sequence ATGGTTCGCGCAAGACTCATTATCAAGGGTAGGGTTCAGGGGGTCTTCTACAGGTACTCCACCGAAAAGGAGGCCAAACGGATCGGTGGCCTCACCGGCTGGGTGAGAAACCTCCCCAGCGGAGATGTAGAGGTGCTTGTCGAAGGGGACGATGTGAAGGTCAACAGGCTCATCGAGTGGTGCCGTAAAGGCCCCCCCTCCTCCTTGGTAACCGACGTGATCACCGACTGGGGGGATTACAAGGGGGAGTTTTCAGACTTTTCCATAACTTATTGA